cacagatgaacaagtcatacaggtttggaaccacatgagagtgagtaaatgatgaaataattttcacttttgagtgaactatcgtTTTAAACTCTTCATATTCGGCCATGTTATAATGCTTATGAAAATCTTGATTGACTGTCcttgttttttacagtttttgaatgATTGATGTTGCCAAACATAGTTTTGAAGGATGAACCGGGGCcgaggagagagaaaaagaacgGCACCAGAAAAATCAGATGCCTTCGAAACGTGCAACGAGGAAATACATGTGGAGATTCACCAGCTCTTCAACAAGGTCAGAAGTTATGTCCCCCCTGCTGGAGGAGAATGGACGTTACCTGACCCAAGTGTGGTGCTCTGCGATCCTCATGTGAGTCACCCACGTTTGCAGGCTCTGAAACAATCACTAAATGAAGTGAAGAATCAACTCAGCGATAAAGACCTCTCAGTATGGCACCAGCATACTTGTTTCACCAACCGAGCAGGTAGTGTTACAGCCCACCTTCGCTCCACAACCAACGCAGAGCTGTGCACCCAAGCTTGGGCCAAGTTCTATGAGATCCTAGGGACTTTTAAACTTCTGCCTGACAATGCTTTGAAGAGTGGCGAGTTGAACTCCATACACCTGTGTGAAGCCCCTGGTGCCTTCATATCAGCTCTAAATCACTTCCTCAAGACGAGTCGCCTGCATTGCGACTGGAGCTGGATTGCGAACACTTTAAACCCATACTATGAAGCCAACGGACGTGGTTGCACTATTACAGATGACAGACTCATCACACACACTCTGCCTTGGTGGTTCTTTGGATCCGACAACACGGGTGACATAATGCTTCAGAAGCATCTGCTGGAACTGCCAAGATTTGTGAGCAACATGCGCAGTGTTGATTTGGTTACAGCAGATGGAAGCTTTGACTGTCAGGGGGACCCAGGGGAACAGGAGAGATTAGTTGCCCCGCTTCAATATTGCGAAGCCGTTTGTGCACTTCTGCTGTTAGGAACCGGAGGCTCATTTGTCCTGAAGATGTTCACACTATTTGAACactcatctgtctgtctgctgtATCTCCTTGCGTGCTGCTTCCGTTCCGTGAACATCTTCAAGCCAGGCACCAGCAAGTCTGGAAATTCAGAACTGTATATAGTGTGCTTGGACTATCAGGCCAAAGAACAAATTCGACCATTGCTCTCAAAGTTAATCCGTAATTACGGACCTGACTTGGCATCCACAGCGGCACTCTTTCCCCGTCGCTGCATTCCAGATTCGTTTCTAAGTCAGCATGAAGAGATATGCACTTTTTTCCATGTATTGCAAGTTAACACAATTCAGGAGAACCTTAAGCTTTTTGTAGGCCTGAATGTAGAACAGCGCAGGCGATTGGAGCAGCTCAGGGAATATGCTGCAGAGTTTTATACGAAACGTTTCAATCTTCACTACCTCCCTCGGAAAAGCTGGGTTTGCCGTGGTGGCGTGGCTAGATGGGTAAAACTCTGTGAAAGGAAGCAAATGGGCTCTTTCAATCAGCGCAAGGAAATGGAGCTTCAGGGATGGAAGCAGCGCCTTGCCCAAGGAAATTATGGGGCGTTCATAGAGAGGCATTGTGCAGGGACAGAAGGGTGTGAGAATGTACTTAGTGGCCCATTGGATGAGTGTGATTTGGGAGCCTGGTTTGCCCTTGAGGGAGCTGCTCTGCCGAAAGTCTGCAGTTCCACCTTCTGCGACCAAGAAATGCTAGACTTCCTGAACGAAGCTCTGGAAGAGAACCTGAGGGTCAAAGCGGCAAATCATTCTGACAGAGCTTTGCCAGTATGCAGCTCCTGCAGCATCGACTCCCCTGTAGGCATCTTATCTGAGATTTGCAGCCGTCCTGATGTGACATCTTGTTTGGTGCTGGGAAGCCAGTCTTGGTATAGTCTTGGCACACTTGTAGGCGTTAAACTGCAGCCAGAGTTTTTGCAAGGACCATCCTGTTGTGAGGTACAGGATTCCACGTTGCACGACGGACAACCAGACTATCAATTTGAGCTTCTGAACGCTGTGCTTTTAGCTCTGCAGAAACAGCATCAGGGATCAACCCTGGTGATTCCCTTAAGTTCTGTCTTAACACGCTTCACCTCCGGCCTGGTTTTCACACTCCACCTGTGCTTCCGTTACATCACATTCCGCTGCTCGTCTGGTTGGCCTCCTGCTGCTCTTGTGTGTGTAGGTTTCTCTCCGCCATCGGCACTACCCCAGCTGCTGGACTTTCTCCGGGACGTTCTGGAGAAGATGAAAAAAGTTAAGCTTGAGCTGGGGAGGCAGATTTTGCAGTTTGTACCTTTAGAAGAACTTCTCAGGGGGGAATTACCTCGCTTCCTGTCTTCCTTCAATACTGCTGTTGTTCGACAGCAGCTACACATGCTGATGCAGGTTGAATAGAGCACATACTGTATGCCTATATTCTCTAGAAGAAATTTTCAGTTTGACTACATTTGAGTATAATAATGCCTCGGTTTACTTCAGTTGAAGCCGTAGCCTCAGTTTGTGCCAGTGCCACAGTGAATATGTTGGATATATTGGAACACAGaattcttttgttttatatatttatactggGGAGAATAACTTTCTTTAATCTTGAATGTGCTGCATATGactcaaagatttttttttttttttaggtataTTTATGTAACAGTATGTGcagttcaaaatgtttattttaatatttatgtttcatAACACTTGAAATTATATGTGTTGCCTTGATCAATTTGTCTGTCCTGGCTCATTTATTAAAACCTTTTCTTTAATGCATATATGGAGTGTTTTCATGAAAATATCTAGTTGTTGTTACCATAAATAGCAACTAACAGAAACTGTTATCAGAGTTTTAGGTATAGTGGGACTATATGCACATAATGTCTAGTAATATATGGTGGAGTACATCATATATACATTTGACAACTGTGACCCATTGTATTAATCATgactttgttaaaaaaaaaacataaaaccaaTTTTTAATCTTTTGTTATTGTGTAGCATTGTTTTCCAActccaaaaaaaatgtttaggaATTAATGGAGTTACATTAGCTGTAATGCAACTCTATGCattttagtgaacaaaatgttttgtaaagaaaacatgaaaaaaataagtatttatagcaaatataaaaatgcattgcaaaacataaaaactg
The sequence above is a segment of the Onychostoma macrolepis isolate SWU-2019 chromosome 07, ASM1243209v1, whole genome shotgun sequence genome. Coding sequences within it:
- the cmtr2 gene encoding cap-specific mRNA (nucleoside-2'-O-)-methyltransferase 2, giving the protein MNRGRGERKRTAPEKSDAFETCNEEIHVEIHQLFNKVRSYVPPAGGEWTLPDPSVVLCDPHVSHPRLQALKQSLNEVKNQLSDKDLSVWHQHTCFTNRAGSVTAHLRSTTNAELCTQAWAKFYEILGTFKLLPDNALKSGELNSIHLCEAPGAFISALNHFLKTSRLHCDWSWIANTLNPYYEANGRGCTITDDRLITHTLPWWFFGSDNTGDIMLQKHLLELPRFVSNMRSVDLVTADGSFDCQGDPGEQERLVAPLQYCEAVCALLLLGTGGSFVLKMFTLFEHSSVCLLYLLACCFRSVNIFKPGTSKSGNSELYIVCLDYQAKEQIRPLLSKLIRNYGPDLASTAALFPRRCIPDSFLSQHEEICTFFHVLQVNTIQENLKLFVGLNVEQRRRLEQLREYAAEFYTKRFNLHYLPRKSWVCRGGVARWVKLCERKQMGSFNQRKEMELQGWKQRLAQGNYGAFIERHCAGTEGCENVLSGPLDECDLGAWFALEGAALPKVCSSTFCDQEMLDFLNEALEENLRVKAANHSDRALPVCSSCSIDSPVGILSEICSRPDVTSCLVLGSQSWYSLGTLVGVKLQPEFLQGPSCCEVQDSTLHDGQPDYQFELLNAVLLALQKQHQGSTLVIPLSSVLTRFTSGLVFTLHLCFRYITFRCSSGWPPAALVCVGFSPPSALPQLLDFLRDVLEKMKKVKLELGRQILQFVPLEELLRGELPRFLSSFNTAVVRQQLHMLMQVE